One window from the genome of Anopheles merus strain MAF chromosome 3R, AmerM5.1, whole genome shotgun sequence encodes:
- the LOC121597749 gene encoding myosin heavy chain, muscle isoform X25 encodes MPKPPVQVGEDPDPTEFLFVSLEQKRIDQSKPYDSKKACWVPEEKEGYVLGEIKATKGELVTVALPGGEEKNFKKEQLSQVNPPKFEKVEDMADLTYLNEAAVLHNLRQRYYSKLIYTYSGLFCVVINPYKRYPLYTNRCAKMYRGKRRNEVPPHLFAVSDGAYVNMLTNHENQSMLITGESGAGKTENTKKVIAYFATIGASGKKDENAEKKGSLEDQVVQTNPVLEAFGNAKTVRNDNSSRFGKFIRIHFTGSGKLAGADIETYLLEKARVISQQTLERSYHIFYQIMSGSVKGLKEKCLLSNNIHDYHIVAQGKTTIPSVDDGEEMQITDEAFNVLGFTQEEKDNIYRITSAVMHMGRMQFKQKGREEQAEADGTEDGDRVAKLLGVGTDDLYKNLLKPRIKVGNEFVTKGQNKDQVTNSVGALCKGIFDRLFKWLVKKCNETLDTKQKRAQFIGVLDIAGFEIFDFNGFEQLCINFTNEKLQQFFNHHMFVLEQEEYKREGINWAFIDFGMDLLACIDLIEKPMGILSILEEESMFPKATDQTFAEKLMTNHLGKSAPFMKPRPPKPGIPAGHFAIGHYAGVVSYNISGWLEKNKDPLNDTVVDQFKKGSNALMVEIFADHPGQSADPAAAKGGRGKKGAGFATVSSSYKEQLNNLMTTLKSTQPHFVRCIIPNEMKTAGVVDAHLVMHQLTCNGVLEGIRICRKGFPNRMMYPDFKLRYMILNPKGVEAEKDLKKCAQVIMDAAGLDSELYRLGNTKVFFRAGVLGQMEEFRDERLSKIMSWMQAWCRGYLSRKEFKKMQEQRVSLEIVQRNLRKYLKLRTWAWWKLWQKVKPLLNVSRVEDQIAKLEEKATKAQEAYEKEEKLRKELEALNSKLLAEKTALLDSLSGEKGALQEYQEKAAKLTAQKNDLENQLRDTQERLAQEEDARNQLFQTKKKLEQEIGSQKKDAEDLELQIQKIEQDKASKDHQIRNLNDEIAHQDELINKLNKEKKMQGEVNQKTAEELQAAEDKVNHLNKVKAKLEQTLDELEDSLEREKKLRGDVEKAKRKVEGDLKLTQEAVADLERNKKELEQTVLRKDKEISALSAKLEDEQSLVGKLQKQIKELQARIEELEEEVEAERQARAKAEKQRADLARELEELGERLEEAGGATSAQIELNKKREAELAKLRRDLEEANIQHEGTLANLRKKHNDAVAEMAEQVDQLNKLKTKAEKERTQYFAELNDARIGCDQLSNEKAAQEKIAKQLQHTLNEVQSKLDETNRTLNDFDASKKKLSIENSDLLRQLEDAESQVSQLSKIKISLTQQLEDTKRLADEEARERATLLGKFRNLEHDLDNLREQVEEEAEGKGDIQRQLSKANAEAQLWRSKYESEGVARAEELEEAKRKLQARLAEAEETIESLNQKCIALEKTKQRLATEVEDLQLEVDRASSIANAAEKKQKAFDKIIGEWKLKVDDLAAELDASQKECRNYSTELFRLKGAYEEGQEQLEAVRRENKNLADEVKDLLDQIGEGGRNIHEIEKSRKRLEAEKDELQAALEEAEAALEQEENKVLRAQLELSQVRQEIDRRIQEKEEEFENTRKNHQRALDSMQASLEAEAKGKAEALRMKKKLEADINELEIALDHANKANAEAQKNIKRYQQQLKDVQSALEEEQRARDDAREQLGISERRANALQNELEESRTLLEQADRGRRQAEQELSDAHEQLNEVSAQNASIAAAKRKLESELQTLHSDLDELLNEAKNSEEKAKKAMVDAARLADELRAEQDHAQTQEKLRKALEQQIKELQVRLDEAESNALKGGKKAIQKLEQRVRELESELDSEQRRHADAQKNLRKSERRIKELTFQSEEDRKNHERMQDLVDKLQQKIKTYKRQIEEAEEIAALNLAKFRKAQQELEEAEERADIAEQAATKFRTKGGRAGSVQRGASPAPQRQPSAMPALAGLNLPTFDDHGF; translated from the exons ATGCCAAAGCCACCAGTTCAGGTCGGAGAGGATCCCGATCCAACTGAGTTCCTTTTCGTCTCGCTCGAGCAGAAGCGTATCGATCAGAGCAAGCCGTACGATTCCAAGAAGGCTTGCTGGGTTCCGGAAGAGAAGGAGGGCTATGTGTTGGGTGAAATCAAGGCCACCAAGGGTGAGCTGGTCACCGTTGCCCTGCCCGGTGGTGAG GAGAAAAACTTCAAAAAGGAACAACTTTCGCAAGTGAATCCTCCGAAGTTTGAAAAAGTCGAAGATATGGCCGATCTGACCTATCTAAACGAAGCTGCCGTACTACACAACTTACGCCAACGATACTACTCCAAACTGATCTAT ACCTACTCGGGCTTGTTCTGCGTTGTCATCAACCCGTACAAGCGTTACCCGCTGTATACCAACCGTTGCGCCAAGATGTACCGTGGCAAGCGCCGTAATGAAGTGCCGCCGCATCTGTTCGCCGTCTCTGACGGTGCCTACGTCAACATGTTGACGAACCACGAGAACCAGTCTATGCTGATTACCGGTGAATCTGGTGCCGGAAAGACTGAGAACACCAAGAAGGTCATTGCGTACTTCGCCACCATTGGCGCTTCGGGCAAGAAGGACGAGAACGCCGAGAAGAAGGGCTCGCTGGAAGATCAGGTCGTCCAGACTAACCCCGTACTTGAGGCCTTCGGTAACGCCAAGACCGTCCGTAACGATAACTCGTCTCGTTTC GGTAAGTTCATCCGTATCCACTTCACTGGAAGCGGTAAGCTGGCTGGTGCCGATATTGAGACTTACCTGCTGGAGAAAGCCCGTGTCATCTCGCAGCAGACTCTGGAGCGCTCGTACCACATCTTCTACCAGATTATGTCTGGATCCGTCAAGGGATTGAAAG AAAAATGTTTACTCTCCAACAACATCCATGACTACCATATCGTGGCCCAGGGCAAAACGACAATCCCGAGCGTAGACGATGGAGAAGAAATGCAGATCACCGAT GAAGCCTTCAACGTTCTGGGTTTCACTCAGGAGGAGAAGGACAACATCTACCGTATCACTTCCGCTGTCATGCACATGGGTCGTATGCAGTTCAAGCAGAAGGGTCGCGAAGAGCAGGCTGAGGCTGACGGTACCGAGGATGGTGACCGTGTTGCTAAGCTGCTCGGTGTCGGCACTGACGATCTGTACAAGAATCTGCTGAAGCCACGTATTAAGGTCGGTAACGAGTTCGTCACCAAGGGTCAGAACAAGGACCAGGTCACCAACTCGGTCGGTGCCCTTTGCAAGGGTATCTTCGATCGTCTCTTCAAGTGGCTGGTCAAGAAGTGTAACGAGACTCTGGACACCAAGCAGAAGCGCGCTCAGTTCATTGGTGTGCTGGATATTGCAGGTTTCGAAATCTTCGAC TTCAACGGTTTCGAGCAGTTGTGTATTAACTTCACCAATGAGAAGCTGCAGCAGTTCTTCAACCACCACATGTTCGTCCTGGAGCAGGAAGAATACAAGCGTGAAGGTATTAACTGGGCCTTCATCGATTTCGGTATGGACTTGCTGGCCTGTATTGATCTGATTGAGAAG CCCATGGGTATCCTGTCGATTCTTGAGGAAGAGTCTATGTTCCCGAAGGCCACTGATCAGACCTTCGCTGAGAAGCTGATGACGAACCATCTCGGCAAGTCGGCTCCGTTCATGAAGCCGCGCCCACCGAAGCCAGGCATCCCGGCCGGTCACTTCGCCATTGGTCACTACGCTGGTGTTGTGTCGTACAATATCAGTGGATGGCTTGAGAAGAACAAGGATCCGCTGAACGACACTGTCGTCGATCAGTTCAAGAAGGGTAGCAACGCCCTGATGGTTGAGATCTTCGCTGATCACCCAGGCCAGTCGGCTGATCCGGCCGCCGCCAAGGGAGGTCGAGGCAAGAAGGGTGCTGGTTTCGCCACTGTCTCGTCCTCGTACAAGGAACAGCTGAACAACCTGATGACGACGCTGAAGTCTACTCAGCCTCACTTCGTCCGTTGTATCATTCCCAACGAAATGAAGACGGCCGGTGTCGTTGATGCTCACTTGGTCATGCACCAGCTGACTTGTAACGGTGTACTTGAAGGTATCCGTATTTGCCGTAAGGGCTTCCCTAACCGCATGATGTACCCTGACTTCAAGCTGCG GTACATGATCCTTAACCCTAAGGGCGTCGAGGCCGAGAAAGACTTGAAGAAGTGTGCCCAAGTCATCATGGATGCGGCCGGTCTCGACAGTGAACTGTACCGTCTCGGAAACACCAAG GTGTTCTTCCGTGCCGGTGTCCTGGGTCAGATGGAGGAGTTCCGTGATGAGCGTCTCAGCAAGATCATGTCCTGGATGCAGGCTTGGTGCCGCGGTTACCTGTCGCGTAAGGAGTTCAAGAAGATGCAGGAGCAGCGCGTCTCCCTGGAGATCGTCCAGCGCAATCTGCGCAAGTACCTGAAGCTGCGTACCTGGGCCTGGTGGAAGCTGTGGCAGAAGGTCAAGCCTCTGCTTAACGTTTCCCGTGTTGAGGACCAGATTGCT AAACTAGAAGAGAAGGCCACGAAGGCTCAGGAGGCCTATGAGAAGGAAGAGAAGCTGCGCAAGGAACTGGAGGCTCTCAACAGCAAGCTGCTGGCTGAGAAGACCGCTCTCTTGGACTCGCTATCCGGTGAGAAGGGTGCCCTCCAGGAATACCAGGAGAAGGCCGCCAAGCTGACCGCCCAGAAGAACGACCTGGAGAACCAGCTGCGC GACACCCAGGAGCGCCTGGCCCAGGAAGAGGATGCCCGCAACCAGCTCTTCCAGACCAAGAAGAAGTTGGAGCAGGAAATCGGCAGCCAGAAGAAGGATGCTGAGGACCTGGAACTGCAGATCCAGAAGATTGAGCAGGACAAGGCCTCGAAGGATCACCAGATCCGCAACCTGAACGATGAGATCGCCCACCAGGATGAGCTCATCAACAAGCTGAACAAGGAGAAGAAGATGCAGGGTGAGGTCAACCAGAAGACCGCCGAAGAGCTGCAGGCCGCCGAAGACAAGGTGAACCACCTGAACAAGGTGAAGGCCAAGCTGGAGCAGACTCTCGATGAGCTGGAGGACTCGCTTGAGCGCGAGAAGAAGCTGCGCGGTGATGTCGAGAAGGCTAAGCGCAAGGTTGAGGGTGACCTCAAGCTGACCCAGGAGGCTGTTGCCGATCTGGAGCGCAACAAGAAGGAGCTGGAGCAGACCGTCCTGCGCAAGGATAAGGAGATCTCCGCCCTGTCTGCCAAGCTGGAAGACGAGCAGTCGCTGGTTGGCAAGCTGCAGAAGCAGATCAAGGAACTGCAGGCTCGCATTGAGGAGCTCGAGGAGGAAGTCGAGGCCGAGCGTCAGGCCCGCGCCAAGGCTGAGAAGCAGCGTGCTGATCTGGCCCGTGAGCTCGAGGAGCTGGGCGAGCGTTTGGAGGAGGCTGGTGGTGCCACCTCGGCCCAGATTGAGCTGAACAAGAAGCGTGAGGCTGAGCTGGCTAAGCTGCGCCGCGATCTGGAGGAAGCCAACATCCAGCATGAGGGCACTCTGGCTAACCTGCGCAAGAAGCACAACGATGCCGTCGCTGAGATGGCCGAGCAGGTCGATCAGCTGAACAAACTGAAGACCAA AGCTGAGAAAGAGCGTACTCAATACTTTGCTGAGTTGAACGATGCCCGCATCGGTTGCGATCAGCTTTCCAATGAAAAG GCCGCCCAGGAGAAGATCGCCAAGCAGCTGCAGCACACTCTGAACGAAGTACAAAGCAAGTTGGACGAAACCAACCGCACTCTGAACGATTTCGATGCCTCCAAGAAGAAGCTGTCGATCGAGAACTCCGATCTGCTGCGCCAGCTGGAGGACGCCGAGTCGCAGGTGTCGCAGCTGAGCAAGATCAAGATCTCGCTCACTCAGCAGCTCGAGGATACCAAGCGTCTTGCCGACGAGGAGGCTCGCGAGCGCGCCACCCTGCTGGGCAAGTTCCGCAACCTGGAGCACGACCTGGACAACCTGCGCGAGCAGGTTGAGGAGGAGGCTGAGGGCAAGGGAGACATCCAGCGCCAGCTCAGCAAGGCCAACGCTGAGGCTCAGCTGTGGCGCAGCAAGTACGAGTCGGAGGGCGTTGCCCGTGCCGAGGAGCTCGAGGAGGCCAAGCGTAAGCTGCAGGCCCGCCTTGCCGAGGCTGAGGAGACCATCGAGTCGCTGAACCAGAAGTGCATTGCACTGGAGAAGACCAAGCAGCGCCTGGCCACCGAGGTCGAGGATCTGCAGCTCGAGGTTGACCGTGCCTCGTCGATTGCCAACGCTGCtgagaagaagcagaaggcGTTCGACAAAATCATTGGAGAATGGAAGCTGAAGGTCGACGATCTGGCCGCCGAGCTGGATGCCTCGCAGAAGGAGTGCCGCAACTACTCGACCGAGCTGTTCCGTCTGAAGGGTGCCTACGAGGAGGGCCAGGAGCAGCTTGAAGCCGTCCGCCGTGAGAACAAGAACTTGGCCGATGAGGTCAAGGATCTGCTGGACCAGATCGGTGAGGGTGGCCGCAACATCCACGAGATTGAGAAGTCGCGTAAGCGCCTGGAGGCCGAGAAGGACGAGCTGCAGGCCGCCCTCGAGGAGGCTGAAGCCGCCCTGGAGCAGGAGGAGAACAAGGTTCTGCGTGCTCAACTTGAACTGTCTCAGGTCCGTCAAGAAATTGACCGCCGCATCCAGGAGAAGGAAGAAGAGTTCGAGAACACTCGCAAGAACCACCAGCGCGCCCTGGACTCGATGCAGGCTTCCCTGGAGGCCGAAGCCAAGGGTAAGGCCGAGGCTCTGCGTATGAAGAAGAAGCTGGAAGCCGACATCAACGAGCTGGAGATTGCTCTGGATCACGCCAACAAG GCTAACGCTGAGGCCCAGAAGAACATCAAGcgctaccagcagcagctgaaggACGTCCAGAGCGCCCTGGAGGAGGAACAGCGCGCCCGCGACGATGCCCGCGAGCAGCTGGGTATCTCGGAGCGCCGTGCCAACGCTCTCCAGAACGAACTGGAGGAGTCGCGCACCCTGTTGGAACAGGCCGACCGTGGCCGTCGCCAGGCCGAGCAGGAGCTCAGTGATGCTCACGAGCAGCTGAACGAAGTGTCCGCCCAGAACGCTTCGATCGCCGCCGCCAAGAGGAAGCTCGAGTCTGAGCTGCAGACCCTGCACTCCGACCTGGATGAGCTGCTGAACGAGGCCAAGAACTCCGAGGAGAAGGCCAAGAAGGCTATGGTTGATGCCGCTCGTCTGGCTGATGAGCTGCGCGCCGAGCAGGACCATGCCCAGACCCAGGAGAAGCTGCGCAAGGCGCTTGAGCAGCAGATCAAGGAGCTGCAGGTCCGCCTGGATGAGGCCGAATCGAACGCCCTGAAGGGAGGCAAGAAGGCCATTCAGAAGCTGGAGCAGCGCGTCCGCGAGCTCGAGTCGGAGCTGGACAGCGAACAGAGACGACATGCCGATGCCCAGAAGAACCTGCGCAAGTCGGAGCGTCGCATCAAGGAGCTGACCTTCCAGTCGGAGGAAGACCGCAAGAACCACGAGCGCATGCAGGATCTGGTTGACAAGCTGCAGCAGAAGATCAAGACTTACAAGAGGCAGATTGAGGAAGCCGAGGAGATCGCCGCCCTCAACTTGGCCAAGTTCCGCAAGGCCCAGCAGGAGCTGGAGGAAGCCGAGGAGCGTGCCGACATTGCCGAACAAGCTGCCACCAAATTCCGCACCAAGGGAGGACGTGCCGGTTCCGTACAGCGTGGTGCTAGCCCAGCA CCCCAGAGACAGCCGTCTGCCATGCCTGCTCTTGCAGGACTGAACCTTCCCACATTCGACGATCACGGTTTCTAA